A window from Acidobacteriota bacterium encodes these proteins:
- a CDS encoding TIGR03013 family PEP-CTERM/XrtA system glycosyltransferase — translation MQRPNPRVVALVVFETALILGAIVLAVYVRSGSRAGIVILQEHALAKGLVIAFICQVCLYFSDLYDLRLISDRRELFVRTVQALGVTSLVLATLYFWFPDLIIGRGVFAIAVTFVISAVTGWRLAFEWLVGRVRPRERVLLVGTGAAAVSLAKELHSRRELGVEIVGFVDSDPALVGTRLFNPGVIGTIDDIPDIVRNAVVDRVVISLADARGRLPMDRLLDMKLRGVAFDHLASLYEKYTGKIAVENLRPSWLLFADGFHNKRLVLHLKRAFDVAASLFGLLLALPLMAAAAIAIRATSRGPVFYHQQRVGQNGVVFTVHKFRSMRVDAEAASGAVWARPDDDRVTRVGRWMRLTRVDELPQLWNVLVGEMSFVGPRPERPEFVGTLTRDIPFYGQRHVVKPGVTGWAQVSYSYGASVEDALQKLQYDLYYIKNTSLALDLFIMLKTVKVVLLRRGAA, via the coding sequence GTGCAGCGTCCCAACCCCCGGGTTGTCGCGCTCGTGGTCTTCGAGACCGCGCTCATTCTCGGGGCGATCGTCCTGGCGGTCTACGTGCGGTCGGGCTCGCGGGCCGGCATCGTCATCCTGCAGGAGCACGCGCTGGCCAAGGGGCTGGTGATCGCGTTCATCTGCCAGGTGTGCCTGTACTTCTCGGACCTCTACGACCTGCGTCTCATCTCGGATCGGCGGGAGCTGTTTGTCCGCACGGTGCAGGCGCTGGGCGTCACGTCGCTGGTGCTGGCGACGCTGTACTTCTGGTTCCCCGATCTGATCATCGGGCGCGGCGTCTTCGCGATCGCGGTGACGTTCGTGATTTCCGCCGTCACGGGATGGCGGCTCGCGTTCGAGTGGCTCGTCGGGCGTGTCCGCCCGCGCGAGCGGGTGCTGCTCGTGGGCACCGGCGCCGCCGCGGTCAGCCTGGCGAAGGAACTGCACTCGCGGCGCGAGCTGGGCGTCGAGATCGTCGGCTTCGTCGACAGCGACCCCGCCCTGGTCGGCACGCGCCTGTTCAACCCCGGCGTCATCGGGACGATCGACGACATCCCGGACATCGTGCGGAACGCGGTCGTCGATCGGGTGGTCATCAGCCTCGCGGATGCGCGCGGCAGGCTGCCGATGGACCGCCTGCTCGACATGAAGCTGCGCGGCGTCGCGTTCGATCATCTCGCGTCCCTCTACGAGAAGTACACCGGAAAGATCGCGGTCGAGAACCTGCGTCCGAGCTGGCTCCTGTTTGCCGACGGCTTCCACAACAAGCGCCTGGTCCTTCACCTCAAACGCGCGTTCGACGTGGCGGCGTCCCTCTTCGGGCTGCTGCTCGCGCTGCCGCTGATGGCGGCCGCGGCCATCGCGATCCGCGCGACGTCGCGCGGCCCTGTCTTCTACCATCAGCAGCGCGTCGGCCAGAACGGCGTCGTGTTCACCGTCCACAAGTTCCGTTCGATGCGCGTGGATGCGGAGGCCGCCTCGGGGGCCGTCTGGGCCCGCCCCGACGACGACCGCGTCACGCGCGTGGGCCGGTGGATGCGGCTCACCCGCGTGGACGAACTGCCGCAGCTCTGGAACGTGCTCGTGGGCGAGATGAGCTTCGTCGGCCCGCGCCCCGAGCGGCCCGAGTTCGTCGGGACGCTGACGAGGGACATCCCGTTTTACGGCCAGCGACACGTCGTCAAGCCGGGGGTGACGGGGTGGGCGCAGGTGTCGTACTCGTACGGCGCCAGCGTCGAGGACGCGCTGCAGAAACTCCAGTACGACCTGTACTACATCAAGAACACCTCCCTCGCGCTCGACCTGTTCATCATGCTGAAGACGGTCAAGGTCGTCCTCCTCCGCCGCGGCGCGGCCTGA
- a CDS encoding AAA family ATPase, whose product MYESFFGLRERPFDLTTNPRFLFLTPRHREALTLVEYALSARKGVSLLLGDAGTGKSTIVRAALQRQPEGSCIAYLTNPTLTRQDFYGFLASVFGLSAAVNGSKVRLLMQLEALLVERAAAGLLSALLIDEAQSLPHALLEEVRLLSNMETPTMKLLPVVLIGQPELAGRLNDDSLRQLKQRVSLRCSLQPLDLRETAAYITTRIRVAGGDSGQVFSREAVMAVYERSRGIPRTISVICDSALISGFAADQRPVGKEIVLEVCRDLDFPGGARAASAPAAVAAGESRPTTELFAHFTTRRRFTFF is encoded by the coding sequence ATGTACGAATCGTTCTTCGGCCTCCGCGAACGCCCGTTCGATCTGACGACGAACCCCCGGTTCCTGTTTCTGACGCCCCGTCACCGTGAGGCGCTGACGCTGGTCGAGTACGCCTTGAGCGCGCGCAAGGGCGTCTCTCTCCTGCTCGGGGACGCGGGAACCGGCAAGAGCACGATCGTGCGGGCGGCGCTTCAGCGGCAGCCCGAAGGGAGCTGCATCGCGTACCTGACGAACCCCACGCTCACGCGCCAGGACTTCTACGGCTTTCTCGCGAGCGTCTTCGGGTTGTCCGCAGCGGTCAACGGGTCGAAGGTCCGGCTCCTGATGCAGCTCGAGGCGCTGCTGGTGGAGCGCGCGGCGGCCGGGCTGCTCTCGGCCCTGTTGATCGACGAGGCGCAGAGCCTGCCGCACGCGCTGCTCGAGGAAGTGCGCCTCCTCAGCAACATGGAGACGCCGACGATGAAGCTCCTGCCCGTCGTGCTGATCGGCCAGCCGGAACTTGCCGGGCGCCTGAACGACGATTCGCTGCGGCAGTTGAAGCAGCGCGTCTCGCTGCGCTGCAGCCTGCAACCCCTCGACCTGCGCGAGACCGCGGCGTACATCACCACACGGATCCGGGTGGCGGGAGGGGACAGCGGGCAGGTGTTCTCACGCGAGGCGGTGATGGCGGTGTACGAACGCTCGCGCGGGATTCCCAGGACCATCAGCGTCATCTGCGACAGCGCGCTCATCTCCGGGTTCGCCGCGGACCAGCGGCCCGTCGGCAAGGAGATCGTGCTGGAGGTCTGCCGCGACCTCGATTTTCCAGGGGGCGCGCGCGCGGCGTCCGCCCCCGCGGCGGTCGCCGCCGGAGAATCCCGGCCGACGACGGAACTGTTCGCGCACTTCACGACGCGCCGGCGCTTTACCTTCTTCTGA
- a CDS encoding CpsD/CapB family tyrosine-protein kinase: MSRIEDALTRAGRPPAPPPGGAEPPPWNFERVAPPPPPPLEAGAGQLLSRLADPLLDKVVISSRIPSASLEQFRRLGATLHHAQTQKGTRVLMVASAQPGEGKTLTATNLALTLSESYRRRVLLIDADLRRPTLHELFALPNVAGLSEGLNSDTEQKLTITPISPMLSLLAAGAPNPDPMSALTSGRMRTVIDEARETFEWVIIDTPPVTLITDAALLAAMVDGIVLVVQAAATPYTLVRRTIDTVGRGRIVGVVLNRAAEAAPRASYYASYLAHSQSGRGLARG, encoded by the coding sequence ATGAGCCGAATCGAGGACGCATTGACCCGCGCGGGCCGCCCGCCCGCGCCGCCTCCCGGCGGCGCCGAGCCGCCGCCCTGGAATTTCGAGCGCGTCGCGCCGCCGCCACCGCCCCCGCTGGAGGCGGGAGCGGGGCAGCTTCTGTCCCGCCTTGCCGACCCGCTCCTCGACAAGGTGGTGATCTCCTCCAGGATCCCCAGCGCCTCCCTGGAGCAGTTCCGCCGGCTTGGCGCGACGCTCCACCACGCCCAGACCCAGAAGGGCACGCGGGTCCTGATGGTGGCCAGCGCCCAGCCCGGCGAGGGGAAGACGCTGACGGCGACCAACCTGGCGCTCACGCTCAGTGAGTCCTACCGGCGGCGGGTGCTGCTGATCGACGCCGACTTGCGCCGGCCGACGCTGCACGAGCTGTTCGCGCTGCCCAACGTGGCGGGCCTGAGCGAAGGGCTGAACAGCGACACCGAGCAGAAGCTGACGATCACGCCGATCTCGCCGATGCTGTCCCTGCTCGCGGCCGGCGCCCCGAACCCCGATCCGATGAGCGCGCTCACGTCGGGCCGCATGCGCACGGTCATCGACGAAGCGCGGGAGACGTTCGAATGGGTGATCATCGACACGCCGCCGGTGACGCTCATCACGGATGCGGCGCTGCTCGCGGCGATGGTCGACGGGATCGTGCTCGTCGTGCAGGCGGCGGCGACGCCCTACACGCTCGTCCGCCGCACCATCGATACCGTGGGGCGCGGGCGGATCGTGGGCGTCGTCCTGAACCGTGCGGCGGAGGCGGCGCCCCGGGCGTCCTACTACGCCAGTTACCTCGCGCACAGTCAATCCGGCCGCGGACTCGCGAGAGGCTGA
- a CDS encoding DUF3473 domain-containing protein — translation MTNAMTVDVEDYFQVSAFDDVVGRHQWDRLESRVCANTDRLLRMFADHRVRATFFVLGWVAERFPALIRRIAAAGHELASHGYSHRLIYAMTPEEFRADVRRSRYAIESAASMPVLGYRAPSYSVTAASLWALDILIEEGFVYDASVFPIHHDRYGLPSAPRHPHTVRRPGGTLLEVPGSTIRCGAVNLPIGGGGYFRMLPYAWTSFGIRRLNLVERKPAVFYVHPWEIDPAQPRFAAPWLSRLRHYRNLHRTESRLRRLLAEFRFDTVSAAVGLAAVRAGAA, via the coding sequence GTGACCAACGCCATGACGGTGGACGTCGAGGACTACTTCCAGGTCAGCGCGTTCGACGACGTGGTGGGCCGGCACCAGTGGGACCGGCTCGAAAGCCGCGTCTGCGCCAACACGGATCGGCTGCTGCGGATGTTTGCAGACCACCGCGTGCGCGCGACCTTCTTCGTCCTCGGGTGGGTGGCCGAGCGATTCCCCGCCCTGATCCGCCGCATCGCCGCCGCGGGGCACGAGCTGGCGTCGCACGGTTATTCGCACCGCCTGATTTACGCGATGACGCCGGAGGAATTCCGCGCGGACGTGCGGCGGTCGCGGTACGCGATCGAATCCGCGGCTTCGATGCCGGTTCTCGGGTACCGCGCGCCGAGCTACTCGGTGACCGCGGCTTCGCTATGGGCGCTGGACATCCTGATCGAAGAAGGGTTCGTCTACGACGCCAGTGTGTTTCCGATCCATCACGATCGCTACGGCCTGCCCTCGGCGCCGCGGCATCCTCACACGGTCCGGCGCCCCGGCGGCACGCTCCTCGAGGTGCCCGGGTCGACGATCCGCTGCGGCGCCGTCAATCTTCCCATCGGCGGGGGCGGATACTTCCGCATGCTGCCGTACGCCTGGACGTCGTTCGGCATTCGCCGCCTCAATCTGGTCGAGCGGAAGCCCGCCGTGTTTTACGTGCACCCGTGGGAGATCGATCCGGCGCAGCCCAGGTTCGCGGCGCCCTGGCTGTCGCGCCTTCGCCATTATCGAAACCTTCACCGGACCGAGTCCCGCCTGCGCCGCCTGCTGGCGGAATTCCGGTTCGACACGGTCAGTGCCGCGGTGGGGCTCGCAGCCGTAAGAGCGGGGGCCGCATGA